The DNA segment CGACTCTTCTGCAAACTCTCCCGTAAGGGACAGCACCAGAGCACACCCCTTTTGGGACTGATAGATGTCGTTCAGTTTCCTTGCGTAATAGCTGCTGTCGGGGCTCAGGTTCAGGACACAGTACCGTTTGCCCAGCAGGCGACGCCTTTGGAGCAGGGCCCCCAGCAGTAGTTCCCGCATGGAGTGGCGGACTTTAGGGTCGTCCGAGGCCAGGACGTAATGAACCGGGTTTCCCACGAAGTTCTTTGGGGCACGAGGGTCGAAGATCCGCTCGATCTCCGGCCTGAAGGAGGCACCGCAGAGCAGGCGGCTCGCTTCGGTGAGGGCCGCTCTCTTCGTGAGTGGCTCGGGAATCAGCATCTCGCTGCATTCGCTGCAGCGACAGCCATCGATAAAATCCATGTCGAGGTCTGACTTGTACCCGTCATCGTCCTCGATGTAATCCCTCCTGTCGGCGCCATACAACATCCTGGAGAACTCCCTTATAGTGGTCTCCTCGAAGTCGGTAATCCTGCCCTGGAGCTCTATCTTCCTGCAGAAGTGAGCCAACCCCCTCATCAGGTCGAACCACTCCGCGGTACTGGCCTCCACAAACACCGCAGCCCCGATAGAGACCTTCCGGTCCTGGATCTCGGACACGAAAAAGTTCATCTCTCCCCTGAATCTCTCGTTGGCCTCCACAGTCCCTTCCTTGATCCTGGCCCTGGTTTTCCTCATCTTTTGCTCGCTGCTCTCCAATGCCCTGTCGCTCTCCATCTCGATCTTATAGAACAGCATCGTCATCATCCTCCCATTATTCTCGATAGGAGGAAGTATACGGGTCCCCATGCACCGATATCAGTACATGGAGAACCCTATCGGTCTTCATTTTTCGGAAAAAAGGGGGGGAAGTTGCTTAAATGGGACTGGAACGTTCGAGCATCTGAAGGACATCCGTGCCCTCAAGCGCTGTGTTTTCCCTCGCGTAATCGATGGCATGCCACAGAGGACTCATTTCCTCGATGTCCGCTCCAAATTGGAGCAGCAGCTTGACCGTCTCAAGATCGGTGCCGCGTGAAGCCGCCAATGCCAGGGGTGTCATGGCGCTCAGGTTCTGGATGTTGACCTTAGCACCGGCTTCAAGCAGTGCCGACACGACCTCGGGAGTATTGTGGACTACCGCCTCGAACAAGGGGGGTGGTGAGGAAACGCATATTCTTGTTATTTTGGTACAGGAGGACGCCATGGGCGTTGACGTCCGCGCCCTTTTTGATCTGTTCTACGACCTCCTCGAGCGCTCCGTAATGGCAGAGCAGGGCAAATTCATTGGGAGGAACCGGAA comes from the Fretibacterium sp. OH1220_COT-178 genome and includes:
- a CDS encoding ankyrin repeat domain-containing protein is translated as MFEAVVHNTPEVVSALLEAGAKVNIQNLSAMTPLALAASRGTDLETVKLLLQFGADIEEMSPLWHAIDYARENTALEGTDVLQMLERSSPI